In Streptomyces sp. NBC_01551, one DNA window encodes the following:
- a CDS encoding RNA methyltransferase, translating into MGTPAPAELISPRSPRVAAARRLARRNFRTKERRFIAEGPQAVREAVEHRGTEGATLIELFATAEAAERYADIVEAALAAGARVHYASDEVLAEVSQTVTPQGLVGVCHFLDSPFEDILAARPKLVAVLAHVRDPGNAGTVLRCADAAGADAVVLTDASVDLYNPKSVRASVGSLFHLPVAVGVPVEQAVAGLRAAGVRILAADGAGEDDLDAELDAGTMGTPSAWVFGNEAWGLPEETRALADAVVRVPIHGKAESLNLATAAAVCLYASARAQRAPGGCRSVTPS; encoded by the coding sequence ATGGGTACCCCCGCCCCCGCCGAGCTGATCTCCCCCCGGTCCCCCCGGGTGGCCGCCGCCAGGCGCCTGGCGCGACGCAACTTCCGCACCAAGGAGCGCCGCTTCATCGCCGAGGGCCCGCAGGCCGTCCGCGAGGCCGTGGAGCACCGCGGGACCGAGGGCGCGACCCTGATCGAGCTGTTCGCGACCGCCGAGGCCGCCGAGCGCTACGCCGACATCGTCGAGGCCGCGCTGGCCGCCGGGGCGCGCGTCCACTACGCCTCCGACGAGGTGCTCGCCGAGGTGTCCCAGACCGTCACCCCGCAGGGCCTGGTCGGCGTCTGCCACTTCCTCGACTCGCCCTTCGAGGACATCCTGGCGGCCCGGCCCAAGCTGGTCGCCGTCCTCGCGCACGTCCGCGACCCCGGCAACGCGGGCACGGTGCTGCGCTGCGCGGACGCCGCCGGCGCGGACGCGGTGGTGCTGACCGACGCCTCGGTGGACCTGTACAACCCGAAGTCCGTACGGGCCTCCGTGGGCTCCCTCTTCCACCTCCCGGTCGCGGTCGGCGTGCCCGTCGAGCAGGCCGTCGCGGGGCTTCGGGCCGCCGGCGTACGGATCCTCGCGGCCGACGGGGCCGGTGAGGACGACCTCGACGCCGAGCTCGACGCGGGCACCATGGGCACCCCCTCGGCCTGGGTCTTCGGCAACGAGGCGTGGGGTCTGCCGGAGGAGACCCGGGCGCTCGCGGACGCCGTCGTGCGGGTCCCGATCCACGGCAAGGCCGAGAGCCTGAACCTCGCGACGGCCGCCGCCGTGTGCCTCTACGCCTCCGCGCGTGCACAGCGGGCTCCCGGAGGGTGCCGCTCCGTGACCCCCAGCTAG
- the rplT gene encoding 50S ribosomal protein L20 has translation MARVKRAVNAHKKRRAILEAASGYRGQRSRLYRKAKEQVTHSLVYNFNDRKKRKGDFRQLWIQRINAAARQNGMTYNRLIQGLKAANIEVDRKILAELAVNDANAFAALVEVAQKALPADVNAPKAPAAA, from the coding sequence GTGGCACGCGTCAAGCGGGCAGTAAACGCCCACAAGAAGCGCCGGGCGATCCTCGAGGCTGCCTCCGGCTACCGCGGTCAGCGTTCGCGCCTGTACCGCAAGGCCAAGGAGCAGGTCACCCACTCGCTGGTCTACAACTTCAACGACCGCAAGAAGCGCAAGGGCGACTTCCGTCAGCTGTGGATCCAGCGCATCAACGCCGCTGCCCGCCAGAACGGCATGACGTACAACCGCCTCATCCAGGGTCTGAAGGCCGCCAACATCGAGGTGGACCGCAAGATCCTCGCGGAGCTGGCCGTCAACGACGCCAACGCGTTCGCCGCGCTCGTCGAGGTCGCGCAGAAGGCGCTTCCGGCCGACGTGAACGCCCCGAAGGCCCCCGCTGCCGCCTAA
- the rpmI gene encoding 50S ribosomal protein L35 — translation MPKNKTHSGTKKRFKVTGSGKILRERAGKRHLLEHKSSKLTRRLTGNAEMAPGDAAKIKKLLGI, via the coding sequence ATGCCGAAGAACAAGACGCACAGCGGTACCAAGAAGCGCTTCAAGGTGACCGGCTCCGGCAAGATCCTGCGCGAGCGCGCCGGTAAGCGCCACCTGCTCGAGCACAAGTCGTCCAAGCTGACGCGTCGCCTCACCGGCAACGCCGAGATGGCCCCGGGCGACGCCGCGAAGATCAAGAAGCTTCTCGGCATCTGA